The genomic segment CACCTTCTCCGACTTTGCGTCGGAGCTTGGCTCGGGATTATCCTCCGCCGGCTGGCGGAGCGGACTTCCCCGATTTCACCTCATTTTTCAATCCGCCTTTCGGCGGAAAGCTGCCTAATCGACAGCGGATTGCTCTACCACTGAGCTACCAGGGAATTTGTTTTTTTATGAATTCACGACCACGAAAACTTTTTAATTGTTTTTCTCTCAATAAAGCTTCCGGCCGAGTACTCACTGTTTCAGAGTAGATGAGCTCCCAAGAACCGTCAAAACGAGACGTATAGCCTTTAAACATTTTTTCGTTGTGAAATTTTATTCGCTGTTCCAAGTCGTCAGTCTGGCCTATATAAAATTTCTTATTCTGTTTGTTATAAATGGCGTATATCGTAAACATTTTGTGTTGGCTGCTCTACCTCCGCCAGCTGGCGGAGAGCTACTCCGGAATTTATGAACTGTTTATTATTTTACCGAATTTTTGAAATTTGTCCAGAAGCGCTTTTTAACTAGCTTTTTTCAAAGATTCATGGTAGAATCTGGGAATGAAGATACTCCCAAAGGTAAAAGTGGGTTTAGAGAAAAAGTATCAAAAGGTATTAAAAACTCCGGCTGGTTTTGATTTCTTTGTGGCGATTCACGATTTCGTTGAGTATATAGAAGCCAATAAAGTATTAGCAGGTCACGTGTCGTCTAATGCGAAAGCTAATCTGGCTTTAAACATTCCAAACAAGTACAGCTACCTGAAAATGATTTATCAGGGCTTGGAAGACGCCGATAATACCACCAATGAGGACTTAGGGCATACTCGGTACACCACGCTTTTGGAACTGAAGAAAATCCGCAATAAGGATGTGTCTGATAGCAATTCCTTTTGGAAGAAACGGGAAGTATCCCGAGAATCGGCCGGAGAAATTTACCAACGGCTAAACCCGACCTCGGTATAAATAGTATTTAGTATAAAGTATTCAGTATAGTGGTGGAGCGGATACGGGATACATAAGATCAAAAACGGCCCGGGAGGGGGTGTTTTTGGTTATACTTAAATCGTGAAGGCATCCTCAATTAAATTTATAATACTCGCCGCGACGGCAGTCGTCGCTTCCGGCACGGGCGGATATGGCTATTGGCGACTAAACAAGGGCAACGAACAACTGCAAGAACAGATAGCGGCGCTGGAACAACAACTGGCCGTCGC from the bacterium genome contains:
- a CDS encoding GIY-YIG nuclease family protein, whose protein sequence is MFTIYAIYNKQNKKFYIGQTDDLEQRIKFHNEKMFKGYTSRFDGSWELIYSETVSTRPEALLREKQLKSFRGREFIKKQIPW